The DNA region TCGATCATGTTAAGAATCATCCCACCGAACAGAAATCGGTATCATAGGAATTAGGTAACTAGGATGAAAATGTATTCAATAAAGTAGGAAAGTAACAAGTGAACATATTCCGACATGCTAAGATCAAagtcatatatatttagatagatagaaggTGGGAAACAAGGCACAAAAATTATATGGCAACTGGAGTTAACAGGAGCCATATGAGTAGTATGATGGGCTTTGTAGGCAGCGTACCGATGGAAATATTATAAATAACCTTATATTCAGTTCATCCTTTTTCCAATTGTGTTTTACTAGTAGAAATTTTAGGAAATATAAGAAATAGATCTTCCTTGGAATTGCTAGGCATTTAGTAGAAATAAAAGGAGACTTTATAAAGTGCATTATggtgttatattttttattaattaccatTGATTGTATTATGAAACAGTGCATTAGCAAAGTATTCTAATTATGATAGTATAAGTAATTAATTAGCAACTAAGTCATAATAACTATTCTATAACATAATTGGACGATAATGATAGCAATcataacaccaacaataataataataataataataataataataataataataataataataataataataataataataataataataataataataataaattagaaaggaaTTGGTGGAGGTCCATTTTATCAAGTTTACCCTTCAAATCTCCAAATGCTATCTGGATATAAGTCGTTTTCTCTAATGTAGAAGTGTCTTACAGAAAATGGAAAAACTCGTTTCAGGACAGAACTAATAAATCGTCTTTAGTTTGTTGTAAGCTAGGAATGAATGTGAACAATTCAttgctgggtaaaaaaaaaaaaaaaaaaaaaaaaaaaaaaaaaaaaaaaaaccatgacttCAACAAAATCGATTATTGATTCagacttttctttatctttttattcgTTGTGCCCTAAGCAATCCTGTTTCCAGCGGGGACCATATCAATTTTGTATTCCAATTGTTGAAAAGATTTCGTTTATTTCTGTTTGTAATGGCTCTGTGGTGGGTGACATAAAACTTTTTTCGCAGGAGTTCATCAATAATTCAATACTCAACGGATGAATTGTGGTATGTCTTGATATCACAGGCATGATTTCTTCTCTAAAGGGTTCTTCCTTCTCAGTTTCTTAGTAAGTTTTCATACACAAAATGCGGCATATCGGTAGGACGTCAAACCCCCATGGACAATGGGTCCTTTACCatctattgttcattatttcattaattttaatgaaTCCGTTTTAACACATTATCCCTTCACTTGCAATGGCCACTTTTCCTCTTCCACATATTTCCACATTCTGCAGGGTTGCGGTAACCTTGTTACCTTGTTCATGATTGGCATTTCGTAAATTGGGATTTCGAACCCCACTCCCATTCTAATACTTTTTATCAAAAGTCCAATAGTTTTTGTTAGTATCCACTACCTTctcattcttttgagctaagaatgggggacaGCAAGTCTTAGCTCGAGTGTAGATGGGCCTCAGTAGTTAATCATATGTCCATAAGATTTATCTCTGGGACATTAcccaaaaagtaaaatagaaattcCTTTGCTTCAACCACTTATGAGTAATCTTTATAAAACTTTAGAAGACTTTTATCAACAGTTTTAACCTTTTTTTCTTCGTTTCACACTCAACATTCCCACTTCATTTCTACTAAGGAGAGATTGGTTAGCTTCCATTGATTATCCAAGTCTCTGCACTGCACGTGTATCACACTCTCGTACACTAAAACAGTACTtctgctattttttttatatatattgtcggtatcgttcttccctcgcactgataacttgttaatgccTGTATCTTTTatcaatttgtttgaatttttgtgacctttcacgGAAACTGCTATTATAAAAGCTCGCAGTTTGTGGAAATAAAGTCAGTTACCTTCACTCCACTTATCAGTTAATGCCTAACTGGTGCCTTTGCACAACTCTCACCACTTGGGTAACTAGTTgtgcggaggcaccagttaggtattaactgataagcggagtgaagGTAACTGACTTTATTTCCACAAACAGGGAGCTTTTATAGCAACAGTTTCCGTGGAAAAAAGTTCgcaaaaattcaaagaaattgaTACAAGTAAATTCATGCATTAACAAGTTATCAGTACGAGGAAAgaacgataacgacaatatactgtacattatatatatatatatatatatatatatatatatatatatatatatatatatatatatatatataaaagaaatactgttacagtgtacgagtttgTGATACGCGTGCGGTATACCTCTTAGTCTTTTGCATATTCATAGCGCTATTATTTCTTCACTTAtgggaagaatctctctctctctctctctctctctctctctctctctctctctctctctctctctctctctctctctctctctctctctctctctctcctaaaatgatTCCATTCTTCCTCTACTTAACTGCTTATATTATCAACAATTGCTCTATTCtcatgattttcatacactcttatAACCTTACGATTGCCTACATTTGCATTCATTTCTTTCCTTTTGCAAACTCTCAAACTCCTTTACCGTATTGTTCAGTTTATCTTCAAtattattaatcaatactctaatATACACAGATATTATTCGTTCCTAGCCAATTGTCTTATTATACAACTTTGCCCCTACAGTATAACTATTGCCCTATCCCTGACCTTTCACAACACTTCATCCTTAAAAGATCTCAGTCAGCTGGAAAAACATATAATAGAATATCTACGGTTCAGTACCCTTTACCACCAGGTAATTCCCTTTACAACCTAGATATTATGTAAAATACCGAAGTTTCTTTGTGAACAACCTTTTCTACTTCAGGCATCATCATCAACACCTTTTTCTACGTTCACGTTTACAGAACCACATAAAGCACTTGATCCCCAAACTATCTTTCTTATCTAAACCTGCTCTGTTCTTCCATAATTAATCCTTAAGTTACCAGTCTTACTTTTTCAATTAAATAGTAAAATTCGTCTACCCTGCAATACTTGAAGTATTCCCTGCCACATTTGTTCTTTTATAAATAACAACTATTCTTCTCACCCATTCGGTTGGGGCCTTTCCATTAACCAACCATATCTTACACAGTGTGGTCAGACACACAATCCCACTGACTACACAATCTTATTTTTACTACTGTATTTTAGTGCCTCTTGTATATTTCTGTTCCCTTGTAGTGCTCGTAGCTGTCTAATCTCCAATCTCTCTAACACCAGTATATTCTTAACAATCACTTTACAAACATTCTAGAAATAAACTAAAAATCTTGTAACTTTTAAACCTCTTCTCTCATCTACAAAATATTCATCACATCATTCCAAGGCTGTTTTCACACGTCAGCATCTCTCAATTTGCATCCATTCTGAGATCCCTTTTTTCATTAACATTTCTTACTGCATTTGCTTCCTTGATTAACCATACTTGCTTACCATAACTTCCCCCATGGCCATCCCTTTTTAGTttattacttcctttttttttaactttcttcttGATTACTTCATTCAATACTTCGTCCTGTATTCATGTAAATGATTAGACATTCTCTCTTGCAAATACACCTAAGATATTTTATTCGGGTACACAAAATCTTTCATTTCCTCATCATGTGATGTGCGGTTCCAATTCCTTCATACAATTCAAAAATCAAATACTTTCCTCGCTGACTTTCACCATACCATGGAATTTTACCCACATCATATATTCCCCTCACTATGTAAATGGAAATATTTACTTTCATtgtcatatacatatattcagctaccccttgttaatatatatatatatatatatatatatatatatatatatatatatatatacagtatatatacatgtatgtatgtatgtatgtatacccttTCTGAGTAAGGACATCTTAAAGCAGTAAAAGGGTTCATGATCAGCATAACTgaactagttagggccacccatactacgttggtttcctgtgagtgatcagaccaaaagtctcccaccatttccaatctgcagtggtcagcactgtaatgaaaactggccaaagcccagacatgaatgcCTGGGACCTTtctcatgcagtggactagcaacaactgattttgttgttgttatatatatatatatatatatatatatatatatatatatatatatatatatatatatatatatatacatatacatatatatatatatatatatatatatatacatatatatatatatatatgtgtgtgtgtgtatgtatgtatgtgtgtgtaaatatatatatgtgtgtgtgcgtggatgtaAGTATTATAACTTTCGAGTATTGTTATGTATACATAACTTATctagatatatttatctataaatagacgtatatatatatatatatatatatatatatatatatgtatatatatatatatatatatatatatatatatatatatatacatatatatatatatatatatatatatatatatatatatatgaatatacataataatCTGTTGTTTATATTTCTAGAGTCGAAACAGTTCTCGACGGAGGCCTACTCCTCTACAAAGTGTAATATATTTCCGTCGTGACCTGGGTAGCAGCGACGAAGAGGATGACCATTATGATTCTGATTTCTGGGACCAGACAGACAGACGCCGCAATCATTACACCAGGAGTAATATGTCTTCTTCCTTGgaagatgctgaagaagatgatgaaaatGAAACAGAGGTTTCCCAGGAAAGCAGTATATTTTCAAGCCCTTACTCCacagaaaatgtcgaagaaaccaATGAGCCTTCAAGCATTTGCTCTTCAGAAAGCGTAAATATAAACCAAGAGTGGATTACTGCTAAACATTTAGCAGAGAAACTGGCTCATTATCCATATTCAAGAGCTTCGCTTTCAAGACTCTCTGCAAATCATGGATTCCACATAAAATCGATCATGGCTTTAGTCGCTTGTAACAGTCGCATCTTCACGTTAAACGATGACACAGTCTATCTCCGACCACAGATAACGATGTGTTTTAGGCATCTGAGTCTCGATGGCTGCCAGAATGAGTCTACTTGTGAGGGTTTGCACATATGTCCTCAGTATCTAGCAGGAAAATGTAAGGATGAAGAATGCCCCCTAGGACACAGTGGAGATACCCAGCATAACATGAGAATATTGAATGAGTTCTGCCTTCAATCAATACCACCACATTTACTCCAGAAAGTTATAGAAGAGGCAATCACTTACCCAAGGCCAAGATTAATTGAAGTATGTGAAAAATATAACCAGGGTCTATGTGTGAGGAAAGAGTGTAAAAAACTTCATATTTGTAAACACTATATAGCAGGTTTAGCTCGCTGTCCCCGACTGTTTTGCTCCTTAAATCACAGTTTCAGAGAACCCTCGATTGAGGGTATTCTAGAAAATCATGGCCTGAATATAAAAGAAACTCCAAAAGACATTGTTAAAGCCCTTCACAAGATAAATCCACACCTAGCAGAACAGCTTCCTTTTGAAACCATTGAGGAAGAAAGTCATATGCCTATGACTGTATGGTCTTCATATGCTTGCGGTGATGTGGACATACCTGAAATATGTTACAGTTCAACTGAAGGAAATTGTGAGTATGAAAGAAGTGGATGCAAGAGACTTCACTGTGAACGAACTTTTCACTGGCAAGTTCGTGAAACTGGAGGCTGCTGGCTGAATCTAACACTATCCCAAGTTTATTGGCTGGAGCTTGCGTACTGTGATCCTGAAAAAGATTTTGTAATTTTACCTCAACTGGACCAAACATACCTTGAACTCTCTGTAGGAGACCTAGCTCCTCTACTCAACCAAAAACACTGGAAAgtgaattttgaaaacaaaaacgaaaattTCACTCTAACATCAGACAGTGAAGTTCTTGAGTTACGTCGGCTGTGTAGTGAAGATATTGGGGTAAATGTCCCCGGAAGAGAGTTCCTCTGGTATTACCAGAACAGGAAAGGCGAGTTCATCGAGTATGGTACAAAAGACCCTAAAAGTGAAGGTTATGATGACTTGTCAGAAATCACCTCACAGATCCTAGAGAAAGTTTACCAAAACGATATGGATAAAACCTCAAAAATGCACTTTACTactaataaatatacatatcactTAGACGTAAACACAATGACTCAACTTAATGAAATAGACCAAACTAGATGCCAGGTACGTAGAAGACCAAAGCCCCACATTATGGAGAAACATAAACAAGCTTTACAGAAGAGGCCTTCCTTCTAAGTTTAAACACAAAATTTTTAGTTCAATGAAAGGCTATCTAATCCCATGAACATTCTATTTGATTTTTGGAAAAAAACGGCTTCCTTGCATGACACCTGATAGAATCACAATGATATACAAGCATCTCTTAGAGAATGGTAAGcatacaacattaaaatagtacCTCTTAAACAGCATTCCTTGAACATGTTATATGGATAGCTTCAATTATTCAGATTTGGGAAGTAATCTTTAAGTCTTTAAGAAGAATTGTTATGTTCAAATGTATCTCTATTAAATTCGATGTTTAGAGTGTCTGCAATGTTTTCTTTCTACTTTAATTAAACTAAACATCGCAATTTAGAATGATTTAGTGAAATAATGGTAATCCCACAACAGGTGTCGAACTTTTTGAACAATTCCTTCAAGCAAACCCATGAATAAGCTGCCGGATTAGGATAACGTTGTGGTCTTATTGGATGAATAAGTAGGCACGGGCACTGATCTTTCCCATTT from Palaemon carinicauda isolate YSFRI2023 chromosome 35, ASM3689809v2, whole genome shotgun sequence includes:
- the LOC137627424 gene encoding uncharacterized protein; the protein is MPSYHSNFGFPQNSSSTTHCSHGVESTDSSSSLTRVEISHNGSCNSLSSLATGYLSDDDTLTLSRNSSSKSRNSSRRRPTPLQSVIYFRRDLGSSDEEDDHYDSDFWDQTDRRRNHYTRSNMSSSLEDAEEDDENETEVSQESSIFSSPYSTENVEETNEPSSICSSESVNINQEWITAKHLAEKLAHYPYSRASLSRLSANHGFHIKSIMALVACNSRIFTLNDDTVYLRPQITMCFRHLSLDGCQNESTCEGLHICPQYLAGKCKDEECPLGHSGDTQHNMRILNEFCLQSIPPHLLQKVIEEAITYPRPRLIEVCEKYNQGLCVRKECKKLHICKHYIAGLARCPRLFCSLNHSFREPSIEGILENHGLNIKETPKDIVKALHKINPHLAEQLPFETIEEESHMPMTVWSSYACGDVDIPEICYSSTEGNCEYERSGCKRLHCERTFHWQVRETGGCWLNLTLSQVYWLELAYCDPEKDFVILPQLDQTYLELSVGDLAPLLNQKHWKVNFENKNENFTLTSDSEVLELRRLCSEDIGVNVPGREFLWYYQNRKGEFIEYGTKDPKSEGYDDLSEITSQILEKVYQNDMDKTSKMHFTTNKYTYHLDVNTMTQLNEIDQTRCQVRRRPKPHIMEKHKQALQKRPSF